In Alkalimarinus alittae, the DNA window TATGCTAGAGGCGTCAGACAGCAAAACACCTGTTGCGCCAACACTTAATACGTCTGATGCTATTGGGGGTAACCAGTATGCTCCAGATACATCTCTTCAGTCTGATATGTTTGCCGTGATGGAACCCAGCGCAGTAGATGCCGCGGTAAAAGATATTGACCCCGATAGCCTAACACCTAGGCAGGCGTTGGAAGAATTGTATCGTTTAAAAGGTTTATTGAGCTAATTTAGTGCAGTTTTTGGCAGGCAACGACATATTGACTTGCCTGCTTACCGGTCAAGCCATACAATATGCCCCTAATTTTTTGAATCCGAAATAGATTTAACCATTAAGCTCAAGAATTGACCAAGCTGGGGAGCAAATAATGACATTTATTGTTACCGATAACTGTGTGAAATGTAAGTACACTGATTGCGTTGAAGTATGCCCAGTCGATTGTTTTTATGAAGGGCCAAACTTCCTCGTCATTGATCCTGATGAGTGTATTGACTGTGCGCTATGTGAGCCAGAGTGCCCTGCAAACGCCATTTTTTCTGAAGATGAATTGCCGGCAGATCAAGTGCAGTACGTAGAAATCAACGCAGAGCTTTGCCAAACCTGGCCTAACATCACTGAGCAGAAAGACCCGCTTCCTGATGCAGCTGAATGGGATGGTGTTGAGAACAAATTGCAATATTTAGAGCGATAAGTACCCATCAATCGCGACTTAGAGCAGCTCCTACAAATGCGCAATGAACCGGCATCATTTCTGTAGGAGCGCCACTTTGGCCTGATTTTGACCTCAAAACCCCACTCAAGTACCTTAAATCAGATCTTTTAACCCCACGTTTGTCCGATTCAACATTAAACACTCTCGCACAGGCCGAAAACTTCTTCGGTGAATAGCCGTCACGCCATGCTCTTTAATCGCTTTCATATGAACCGCGGTGGGATAACCTTTATGACCTGCAAAGCCATATTCAGGATACGTTTTATCGAGCGCGACCATCTCCCTATCTCGCGTAACTTTTGCCAGAATTGAAGCCGCACTAATAGCCGCAACACGGCTATCACCCTTAACAACAGTCTCATTTGGAATACTAAGAGCGGGGCTCTTATTACCATCTATGAGCGCGTACTCAGGCGTTACAGGCAAGCTTTCTACTGCACGCTTCATGGCTAATAATGATGCCTGCAGAATATTTATATCATCTATCTCTGCAACCGAAGCTCGACCTAATGCCCACGACAGCGCTTTTTCTTTAATCTCATCAAATAAGCGTTCTCGTTTTTTTTCAGTCAATTTCTTCGAGTCATTAAGCCCTTCAATAGGCGCATTAGGGTCTAATATTACAGCGGCAGCAACAACGTCCCCAGCCAACGGTCCGCGCCCTACTTCATCAACACCCGCTAATAGATGCCCTTGATACAGACACTCAAAATCATCAGTTGGCATCATGATCAATCAACCTCGATACAGCTATTGCCGCTTTATCGCTAGCATCTTGCTTTAGCGTCTGATGAATTTGAATAAATTCGTTGTTTAATGCTTCATTCTCACTATTTTTAGCTAAACGCTGCAATAATGATTTACCTAAATTTTGTGGCGAGGCTTGAGCTTGAATCAACTCAGGCACTAATGCTTTATTGGCTAATAAGTTGGGGAGCGCAATATACGGTGCCTTCATGAGTCGCTTCATAATAAAAAACGTAATCGCACTCATGCGATAAGCAACAACCATAGGCCGTTTAAGCAGCATAGCTTCAAGCGTTGCGGTACCTGATGCCAGTAAAATTACATTACTCGCGGCCATCACATCTCTAGACTGTCCTTTAATCAAAGTGATGGGTAATTCGGGCCCCAACCGCTGCATAATCTCCTCTATTTGCTGCTTTCGATCTTCATTAACATAAGGCAAAAGGAACTTAACATCTGGGTTCTGAGACAGCATAAACTTAGCCGTCTCAATAAATATTTCACCTAAATAGTGAATCTCACCAGAGCGACTTCCTGGCAATAAAGCCACCACATTTTGGCTGGGCCCTATAGGCGTAGATAATAACCCTAGCTTTTCTCGGGCAAGCACCTGAGGAGACTCGAGCGGGATCATATCGGCAAGTGGGTGCCCTACAAAAGCAACCGGCACTTTATGATCTTTATAAAACCGAGCTTCAAAGGGAAAAAGTGTCAGCATCAAGTCGACGGCGCGCGCAATCTTGAACACTCTTTTTTGTCGCCAGGCCCACACTGACGGGCTCACATAGTGTGCAGTTTTGATCCCAGATTTGCGCAATGATTCTTCGAGCCCCAAAGTAAAGTCAGGCGCATCAATACCGATAAAGACATCTGGCCGATTTTCCAAAAAGTACTGGCGAATCTTTCTGCGAATACCAATCAGCTCAAACAACCGACCCAACACTTCGACCAACCCCATTACCGAAAGTCGTTCCATAGGTACGTGCGTTTTAAAGCCCTCTTCGATCATCAGAGGCCCACCAATACCTTCAAAAATGGCATTAGGATAGCGTCGTCGGAGTTCTTTTATTAAACCAACACCTAAGATATCACCGGATATTTCACCCGCAACCATACCGATACGAACAGGCCGCTCACTAATAATAACTGACGTATTAGCAGTATCTTCAGCATTGGCCGTTTGGGGTGAATTCTCGTTACTCATGACCTCCTGACTCACATTCTTTCCTTAGCGCAAAATACCACGATCTGAATGTTTAAGTGATTGCAGCAGTACATCAACTTCAGGCACCTTTGTCGCCACGTCCTCTAGTGCTTCAATGGCCTGCTTGAGCGTTAGTCCTTGCCTAAAAATCGTCTTATACGCTCGTTTAAGCTCAAGCATCGCCTCTTTAGAGAAACCTCGACGCTTAAGACCCTCAGAGTTCAGGCCAAACGCAGACGCTGACTGACCACTCGCCATAATAAATGCAGGGATATCTTTTAATACAATACTGCCGCCTGCACTCATACTGTGGCAACCCACTTTGCAGAACTGATGAACCATAGTGCCGCCACCTAAAATAGCCCAGTCACCCACATGAACGTGACCGGCTAAAGTCGCATTATTAGCAAGGATAATATTATCCCCCAGTACGCAATCATGAGCGACATGCACATAGGCCATGATCAGATTATTACTGCCAATTTTAGTTAAGCTTTGATCCTGAATCGTGCCACGGTGAATGGTGCAGTTTTCACGAATAATATTATTATCGCCAATTTCAAGTCGCGTAGGCTCCCCTGCATACTTTTTATCTTGGCACTCTTCACCAACACTTGAGAACTGAAAAATACGATTGTTTTTTCCAATTTTAGTAGGGCCTTTCACCACTACGTGGGACATAATTTCCGTACCAGCCCCGATTTCTACGTTGGGCCCAATGTAGCTCCATGGCCCTACGGTTACATCCTCCGCAATAATAGCGGACGGATCGACAATTGCCTGGGGATGAATACTCATTAACTTTCTCTCTCAGCTGTCATTACTTCACCAACACAAGCCACTTCACCGTTGACCAGTGCCCGGCAATCAAATTTCCAGATACCATGCTTATTAGCAACAAGGCTGGATTCCATTACCAGTTGATCTCCTGGGATAACCGGACGCTTAAAGCGGACTCTATTAGAGCCCGCAAAATACTGTATACGGCCATCCGTTGGCTTTGTGCCATTGGTAACAAATCCTAGAATCCCAGACACTTGCGCCATCGCTTCCAAAATCAATACCCCAGGCATGATAGGCTTTCCTGGGAAGTGCCCAGTAAAGAATGGCTCATTAATCGTGACATTCTTATACCCTACAATACTCGAACCTGGGATTATTTCCGTTACCCTATCGACCAACAAAAACGGGTACCGATGAGGTAGGTACTCAAGTATCTGATCAATGTCCATCATTTAGATATTGCCTCAATAAACTTAGTTAATCTGCCTAGCAATCAATAACAATTTATAAGATTACTATTTAGTATCTTTTTCTAATTTTTTAACGCGGTTCGCTAGTTCATCTAACTGTCTAAAACGAACGACATTTCTTCGCCACTGAGCATTTGGCTCTACGGCGGTACCAGATGAATACACACCTGGTTTTTTAATACTCTTAGTGACCAGCGTCATGCCGGTTAAGTGGACATTATCTGTAATATCTAAATGCCCTGCGATACCACAACCACCACCTAGGATGCAGTTTTTACCTATACGCGTACTACCTGCGATACCCGAACAGGCCGCGATAGCCGTATTTTCGCCTACAACCACGTTATGGGCAATTTGAATTTGATTATCTAGCTTCGCACCACACTCAATAACCGTGTTATCAAGTGCCCCGCGGTCAATCGTCGTATTTGCACCTATCTCGACATCGTCACCTACAACAACACCGCCAATTTGTGCTATTTTATTCCAGCCATCCGACCCTGGCGCTATGCCAAATCCATCAGCCCCTAACACCGCACCACTGTGAATAATGCATCGTTTACCAATCGACACACCATGGTACACCGACACATTGGCATAGAGACGCGTCTGTTCTGCCACGACCGCATTCTCGCCAATAAAACACCCTGCCCCTATAACAACATTAGCACCAATTACCGCACCTTTCTCAATAACTGCATTTGCTGCAATAACCGCACTAGCATCAACAACTGCCGTTTCATGAACGACTGCGGTGCTATGAGTACCCTTTGACTCAGTGAGTGTATGAGCAAAATAATGACTGAGTGTTGCATAAGCCAAGTAAGGGTTCTTAACTACAAGCGCAGCACAAGGGCAGCTTTCAGCACTACTCTGTGACAAGATCACCACTGAGGCGTTGGTTTCTTTTAAGAACTTTTCGTAAGCGGGGTTAGCCAAAAAAGAGAGGTCACCCTTTTTAGCTGTTTGCAAGGTAGAAATACCCGTCACTAACGTGTTGCTGTCGCCAACAACCTCAGCGTCTACGATTTCAGCCAACTGAGAAAGTGTGAACTGTTTTTCTAGCTCTGAAGACACTACGCGTTCCTCTCAATCATCGTTATAAATCTGCTACTGTTAACGCCCTGAACACTCTATCCAAAACGAATTACGCCCTCTCATTTAAAAAATAAGAGGGCGCTGAAGGTCAGTATTCACTATGCAACTGTGAGTACGATCTTTGTCTAATTACTTAAGAGCGTTAAGTTTTTCGATCACTTTTGCTGTAATATCAAGCGATTGGCCGCTATATACAACTGCCTCTCTTGGCATAATTAAGTCAAACTTTTCAGAATCAACTAAATCTTTTAGCACTTGATCAACTTTTGGCTTTGACTCTTGAATAAACGCTTGTTTCTTAGTTGAAACTGCGCTGTCTAGCTTGCCTTTAAGGTATTTAAACTCTTTCGCTTTTTCTTCGAGCTCAAGCGCTAACTTAGTACGCTCCGTGTCACTCATTATTGCTGCGTCTTTTTTAATACGCTCTTGTAACTTTTGACCTGACTCTTGAACTGCACGAACTTCCATCTCTTGAGTTTTGAATTCGCCCGCCATTGACTCACTAAACGCTTTGGCAGCATCAGAAGAGAAAAGCGCCGCTCTTATATCAACTACACCAATTTTAGTGTCTGCAAAGGCAGAAAAAGAGGCCATAACGCAGCTTGCCAAAAGTAAGTTTCTAAGCAATTTCATAAAGGGAATCTCCTAATATTATTATATAGTCATCGATATTTAATAATCGTTTTAGTGTTAATTACGGTGTATTTATAGCCTTAAAATAAGACGTACTCTTAAAAATTCTGCCCTAAGGTGAACTGGAACACCTGCGTCTCATCGCCTTCTTGCTTATTAAGCGGTTTAGCTAATGCAAACCCAAGCGGCCCTATAGCCGTTATCCACTGAAAGCTTACGCCTGTTGACATTCGCAGCTCTGAGAATTCAGGGTCATAATCTCTACTAGAATCAAATACGTTACCGGCATCAAAAAACAGCGCAGTTCGCATTGAACTCTGGTCGTCAATAAACGGTATCGGGAAGATAAGTTCAGCTGAACCCTCTACCAGTATATTACCACCGAAAGCTCTCGGCCTTGATGCATCAGTTGGGCTTTGGGTTCCCATTAAGCCTAATGTATTAGACTCATACCCCCTAACAGACCCCATGCCACCCGCAAAATAGTTTTCATAAAACGGTAGCTCAGAAGTATCGCCATAGCCATCACCATACCCTAGGTCTGAGCGTAAACGTAACACCCAAGTATGAAAACGATCAATAGGCTGATAAAAATTAGTTCTATAATTTACCTTAAAGAACTGAAGGTCACTGATTTCAGGCGTTGTGATATTGGCTGATAAGCTTTGAGAAAGACCTTTAGTCGCAAATATTCCCCTATTAAGGGTATTGCGGGTCCAGCTTAAATCCACTGTTAAGTTATCAAAATCATTACCGTTTTCTTCAACAAAATCGACAATCTCTAACGCAGACTCATCACCGGCTTCTAACTTATCGTTGGTTGCTGTTAACCCAAAATTTAGACGCGAGTAGTTATTAATAGGATAACCAAAGGTGACTGCCCCCCCGATGGTGTCGAGAATATAAGCCGACGTATTCAGGTCATCAAAATCTGTTTCTTTAGCAAACACGCTGAAGCCGCGGCTTACCCCGTCAACCGTATAATAAGGATTTAAGTATGAGAAACGTGCACTCTTAACTGATCGACTGGTATTAAGCCCCATTGAAACGCGTCGCCCTGTTCCAAAAAAGTTATTCTCTGAAACATTCAAGCCTAGAATAAAACCACTATCCTGTGAGAAGCCAAGACTGGCTGACAAACTACCCGACGCCTGTTCTTCTACACTGTAGTTAACATCAACTTGGTCTGCGTTACCTGGTACTGCAGGTGTTTCTACCGAAACAGTTTTGAAGAACCCCAGCCTTTCTAGTCGGCTTTTTGAAGTTTCTATCAGGTTTGTAGAAGCGGAAGCGCCTTCCATTTGACGCATTTCTTGGCGAAGCACTTCATCGGCTGTATTTACATTGCCTCTAAAGTTAATGCGCCTAACATAGGTTCGTCGGCCAGGATCAACAAAGAAGGTGATCGTGGCGGTGTTATCATCATGAGGCTCTGGTATCGCGTTCACGTTCGCAAAGGTATAACCTTCTGTACCAAGACGACGAGAGATAACATCAGACGTTGTGGTTAAAAGCCGACGTGAGAACGTATCACCCTCTTTAACTAGCACAAGACGTCGTATTTCCTCTTCATCAACAATAAGTTCGCCTTTTAGCTGTATATCGCTAATGGTGTATAGCGGACCTTCTGTAATATTCAAGGTGATGAACACATCTTCTTTATTTGGAGAGATCGCAACTTGAGTCGATTCGATATTAAACTTGATGTAACCGCGATCAAGATAGAAAGAGCGTATTCTTTCTAAGTCTCCACTTAGCTTTTCTTTGGCATACTTATCATCACTGGTAAACATCGAAAACATGCCAGGCGTTTTCAATTCCATGAGGTCTAGCAACATCTCATCTGAGAAGGCGTTATTTCCGACAACATTTATATGCTGAATAGACGCTACATCGCCTTCATTGATGTTAAGTTTAATTGCGACCCTATTTCGAGGCTGATTTTCTACCTCAGCCTCGACTGATGCATTATAACGCCCCTGAGCCACATAAGAACGTAGAATTTCAAGCTCTAGCCGTTCTAGCGTGACCCGTTGAAATACCTGTCCTTCGTACATGCCTGCAGACTTAAGACCATCCATTAGATCGTCTGTCGAGATCGCTTTGTTTCCATCGATTTCTATCTTGCTGATAGAAGGTCTTTCTGCAACTGTTATTAATAAGTCGCCATCTTCTCGACCCAGTTGAATATCAGTGAATAAGCCGCTTTTAAATAAGTTCTTTGACGCTTCAACTAAGCGAACAGAGTCGACTTCATCCCCTACGTTCACAGGAAATGCGCTAAATACGGTGCCTGCAGAAACCCTTTGCAGTCCGTCAACACGAATATCTTTAACTTCAAACTCATCTGCGAATGTCACAGAGGTCGTTATAGCGGAACTAAAACAAATTAAAAACAACCACTTAACGGATAGAAACTTACTGCGATTTATCATGAAAAAATAGCTACCAACAATGCCTTCTACGAGGCTATGCCTATAATTTAAAAGTTTCGTACAATATGGTTCGTACAGTTTAGTGTAATGTATTCCTAGCTAGCAGCCTATAAGGCTTTCTGTCTAATGGTCGCCTTGTTAAAGCCTCAACAAATCATTATAGAAAGCAACGAACATTAACATGACCACTAACGATATGCCTACTTTTAAGCCAAACAACTGAGTCTTTTCAGAAAGCGGCTTGCCTCTGATAAGTTCGACAAAATAATACAGCAAATGGCCGCCATCTAATACTGGAATTGGTAATAGATTCAGCACTCCGAGACTCACGCTTAACAATGCCAGAAAACTTAGAAAGGTTTCAAGCCCCGACTGTATAGTTGAGTTGGCAATTCTAGCAATCGTAATGGGGCCACTCAAATTCTTTACGGAAATAAGCCCTTCGATCATCTTTTTGATCGAGCTCAACGTCATGACTGTATCACCCCAGGTTTTATCGAGGGCAGCGGTCAGAGCATCTATAGGGCCATAATGCACTTCACGCATCATATGATCTGGCCATTGAGGTTGCTGAACGCCCGCACCAATAAAACCAACAACCTGTCCTTCTGCAATGGCTTTTTCTTGAGGTACCAAGTCAACGGTTACAACGGCCGTTTCACGTAAAAGCTCAACTGTTAATGTAGCACCCGCTGAAGCCCTTACTACCGCTACAAAATCCATCCAATCATCAACTGCATTTCCATTGACAGCAACAATACGATCACCCGGCTGAACACCTGCAGCAGAAGCACTTCCACCTTCCGAGACAACTCCAATTAATGGCGGTATTTGCGGTCTATAGGGGTGAATGCCAATTTCACCAATGGGATTCGGCATTTCCTGATCAGAAAGCCATTCATTAATATTAATGACAATGGTTGTTGGAGAGTCTTGATTAGCACCTTTAAGTGATAACTCCACCTTCCCAGTGTCACCGAGTCTATTTAACAAACCTAGGTTAACACTTTGCCAACTGTTTGTAGCATTCCCATCTACAGCCACAATCTCTTGTTGAGAAACAACGCCAGCATTAGCCGCTATAGACTGATCATCCACATCACCAATCACTGGCGCGATAACAGTAAAGCCAAGAATAAACATTAACCAATAGGCAAAAATCGCAAAAAGAAAGTTCGCAATAGGGCCTGCAGCAACAATCGCAATTCGTTTAGACACACTCTGTCGATTAAATGCCAGATGAAGCTGATCAGAAGGAACGTCCCCTTCCCTTTCATCAAGCATTTTCACATAGCCGCCTAAAGGAATAGACGCTATGGCAAACTCAGTTCCTTTTTTGTCATACCAACTAAAGATGGGCTTACCAAAGCCAACAGAAAAACGAAGAACCTTAACACCACAACGACGCGCAACCCAAAAATGACCATATTCGTGAATGGTTACTAGAATGCCTAGGGTTATAATGAGCGATAAAACAGATTGTAAAACTTCCATTTGCTATAACCCTTGTTCAATCAATTTAGCCGCCATTTCTCGAGCAGCCAAATCATCTTCAAAGATCATATCAAAATCTGCCTGCTGTCGTGGCTCTACCATCGCCATTACTCGTTCAATCAACACCGCAATTTGATCAAACCGGATTTGCTTATTAAGAAACGCTTCAACCGCTTGTTCATTTGCGGCATTAAGAATTGCACATGCAGTTCCGCCTTTTCGGTAGGCTTCGGCAGCCAACCTTAAGCACGGGAAACGCTCTTCATCGGGTTGCTCAAAATTAAGCTGGCCAATTTTAAACAAATCTAAAGAAGACACGCCAGACTCTATACGTTCAGGCCAACCAAGGCCATAAGCAATGGGCGTTCTCATATCTGGGCTGCCCATTTGCGCCAAGACAGAGCCATCATCATATTCAACCATTGAATGAATAATACTTTCAGGATGAACATGCACCTGTACATTATCTGGCGTCGTATCAAACAACCAACAGGCTTCAATTAACTCAAGTCCTTTATTCATCATGGTTGCAGAATCAACAGATATCTTACGCCCCATAGACCAATTAGGGTGCTTGCACGCTTGATCAGGCGTCACATGTTTTAATTCTGATAAAGGTGTATTTCGGAATGGACCACCTGAAGCGGTTAATAGAATCCTTCTGATGTGCTTAAGCGCCATGCCACTTCGATAGTCAGCAGGCATACATTGATAAATGGCATTATGCTCACTATCAATGGGTAAAATTTCAGCACCGGCTTTTTTGGCCGCCGCCATAAATAAGCTGCCGGTCATCACTAAGGCTTCTTTATTTGCCAGCAAGATTCTTTTACCAGCATGAACAGCCGCCAATGTAGGCTTTAGTCCAGCTGCACCCACAATAGCCGCCATCACCATATCAACTACAGGGTGTTCGGATACTTGCTTTAATCCCTCTTCGCCCGATATAACGTCCGTCTGCAGCTCATGTTTCTTAATAAGTTCCCGCAATGCCTGAGCTGAATCAGTACACCCCATAACGGCATAACGAGGGTTAAAAACACAGCACTGCCGGTACATTTCTTCGACATTAACATTCGCCGTTAGCGCGAATACCGTATATTTATCGGGATGACTGGAAATAACATCCAGCGTGCTCAAGCCTATCGAACCTGTCGCACCAAGAATGGTAATCTGTTTCATGATTTACAATACTGAAAGCGTTTAATACTCATCAAGACTAAAACCAGCCTGCAAGTATTAAAAGAAAAGTTAAAACGGGAACTGCAGCAGTAAGACTATCCACTCTATCCAACACTCCACCATGACCCGGCAACAGCTGGCTACTATCTTTTATGCCTCTATGTCGCTTGAGCATACTTTCAAATAGATCACCTACAACAGAAAAGATAGCCGTAATCAGCGTAATCACAATCAATAACAAGGTGTCTACAATCGGCATTGCCAACATGACAGATGCGATTACAGCAAACAAAACCGTCGTTGCTAATCCGCCATAAACCCCTGCCCAAGACTTACCGGGTGATACATTAGGCGCCAACTTTTTATTTCCCCAAGTTTTACCCGCAAAATAAGCACCGACATCTGCACCCCATACAATGAACATGATATAAATAATCAGGTAGCGAACATCCACAAGCTGACCATTATAGGCTAAAACGTCAGTTTCCCTTATTGCAACCAAGCCCACCCAAGCAGGTACAAGTACAAAAACACCCATTAATAGTCGTCTAAAGCGGCACTCCCATAGCAGTTTCTTACCTGGGTATTGTGTGATCAAATAAAGCGCTGCGACCCAGCCCAATACACTTGCCCCCAAAACAGCGGTTGAGCTTAATAACGTTGAAAGATAAAGTAGAAGCGCAATAAAAGCGGCAAACGCCACTCGTTCAATCTGCTTACTAAAACCTGCAAGGTTAGCCCACTCCCAACCACCAACGGCAATAACAAAGCCAATGAACAATGAGAATTCAAAGGGAGGTAAAAAGAAAATCCCACCAATGGCGATAGGCGCAAGAATTAATCCGGTAATAATCCGTTGTTTAAGCACAATTCAGGTCACTTTTTTTTCAATAGCATCGCTATTGGGGTAAATTTTTTTATTCTGAGGATGCCTAGCATTAATCATACTTGAGCACCCCCGAAACACTTATGACTTTTTGATCTGATCATCCGTTTGACCAAACCGTCGTTGACGAGCAGAGTAAGCTACTAGCGCCTTGCGCATCTCTTCATGTTTAAAGTCAGGCCAATACACGTCTGAAAAATACAGTTCAGTGTATGCAAATTGCCAGAGCATAAAATTACTAATTCGTTGTTCGCCAGCTGTTCTGATACACAAGTCAGGCATGGGTAACTCACCCAAGCATAAATGCTGTTGAATAAGGTCATCATTAACGTCCGATGCTTTAATCTCACCGGTTTCAACCATTCCAGCTATTTTTTGTGTGGCCTGAGTAATATCCCAGTGTCCGCCATAGTTAGCTGCGATAACCAAATTAAGTCGCGTATTTTTTGCTGTTAACGTTTCGGCTCGCTCCATATGCTCTTGCAGAAGCGGGCTAAACTTACGTCTATCGCCAATAATTCTTAGACGAATATTGTTCTTGTGTAACTTTTTAACTTCTCGCTGCAACGCTAAAAGAAAGAGTTTCATTAACGCCGAAACTTCTTCTGCCGGTCT includes these proteins:
- a CDS encoding phosphatidate cytidylyltransferase, whose amino-acid sequence is MLKQRIITGLILAPIAIGGIFFLPPFEFSLFIGFVIAVGGWEWANLAGFSKQIERVAFAAFIALLLYLSTLLSSTAVLGASVLGWVAALYLITQYPGKKLLWECRFRRLLMGVFVLVPAWVGLVAIRETDVLAYNGQLVDVRYLIIYIMFIVWGADVGAYFAGKTWGNKKLAPNVSPGKSWAGVYGGLATTVLFAVIASVMLAMPIVDTLLLIVITLITAIFSVVGDLFESMLKRHRGIKDSSQLLPGHGGVLDRVDSLTAAVPVLTFLLILAGWF
- the ispC gene encoding 1-deoxy-D-xylulose-5-phosphate reductoisomerase; protein product: MKQITILGATGSIGLSTLDVISSHPDKYTVFALTANVNVEEMYRQCCVFNPRYAVMGCTDSAQALRELIKKHELQTDVISGEEGLKQVSEHPVVDMVMAAIVGAAGLKPTLAAVHAGKRILLANKEALVMTGSLFMAAAKKAGAEILPIDSEHNAIYQCMPADYRSGMALKHIRRILLTASGGPFRNTPLSELKHVTPDQACKHPNWSMGRKISVDSATMMNKGLELIEACWLFDTTPDNVQVHVHPESIIHSMVEYDDGSVLAQMGSPDMRTPIAYGLGWPERIESGVSSLDLFKIGQLNFEQPDEERFPCLRLAAEAYRKGGTACAILNAANEQAVEAFLNKQIRFDQIAVLIERVMAMVEPRQQADFDMIFEDDLAAREMAAKLIEQGL
- the uppS gene encoding polyprenyl diphosphate synthase, whose product is MTESVTADIPITAAEKPRHVAIIMDGNNRWAKKKSLLGVSGHKAGVDAVRAVVETCVEEGIGTLTLFAFSSENWRRPAEEVSALMKLFLLALQREVKKLHKNNIRLRIIGDRRKFSPLLQEHMERAETLTAKNTRLNLVIAANYGGHWDITQATQKIAGMVETGEIKASDVNDDLIQQHLCLGELPMPDLCIRTAGEQRISNFMLWQFAYTELYFSDVYWPDFKHEEMRKALVAYSARQRRFGQTDDQIKKS